A single Anopheles maculipalpis chromosome 3RL, idAnoMacuDA_375_x, whole genome shotgun sequence DNA region contains:
- the LOC126562370 gene encoding uncharacterized protein LOC126562370 encodes MAALLSASRHATIFRPSVPNVWILSWLVSYQRKSTNISAVDSFISELMENKKLKWKVLNSRHRNVKSIAPAPIGPTEMATAVRSPTETILRSSFRLSELYNELTNNPLVVNISQMEVSQIDHLLETALQEENVEDVSRLLTQILEYKKLPSMPVLNAALKHLSHKKEMETIEQLTELYIHLYPEQKTALGRFEHFKALCQWKLGNTLKSLENFRTIMIDCNEEQLLVIDHILLEMIDETIGKKSEAVLLAVINLCEFCLIELRHDFPICYVWEKSFLSTWHSDQEAAKTLFDRHAALRRAVGSRTSNLSYKLLYDSNVEKVYQLIELFLKHDMKAECKPLLIRLFEYQYWRKNLRGCSEIMQNAIDLNISLPEMCNRHLLELLLGHASTATVHKDSTKQSKDLKPNKYQLKF; translated from the exons ATGGCAGCTCTGCTATCGGCTAGTCGGCACGCCACCATCTTCCGCCCATCGGTACCGAACGTGTGGATTCTGTCCTGGCTGGTCAGCTATCAGCGGAAAAGCACCAACATCAGTGCAGTCGATTCCTTTATCAGTGAGCTGATGGAGAACAAAAAGCTTAAGTGGAAAGTGTTAAACAGTCGCCATCGGAATGTTAAATCGATAGCGCCAGCACCAATCGGGCCGACGGAAATGGCAACGGCTGTCCGCAGTCCGACGGAAACGATCTTACGATCCTCGTTTCGGCTCAGTGAGCTGTACAATGAACTAACAAATAATCCGCTAGTCGTTAACATTAGCCAAATGGAAGTGTCCCAGATCGATCATTTACTGGAGACGGCACTACAGGAAGAAAATGTGGAAGACGTAAGTCGTCTACTAACGCAGATACTGGAGTATAAAAAGTTACCCTCGATGCCGGTGTTGAACGCAGCACTTAAACATTTGTCACAtaagaaagaaatggaaacgaTAGAACAGTTGACTGAACTGTACATTCATCTTTATCCGGAGCAGAAAACGGCCCTAGGGAGATTCGAACACTTTAAAGCCCTGTGTCAGTGGAAACTGGGAAATACGCTGAAATCGCTGGAAAATTTTCGAACAATTATGATCGATTGTAACGAGGAACAGTTGCTAGTCATTGACCACATACTACTGGAGATGATCGATGAAACGATCGGCAAGAAAAGCGAAGCCGTGTTGCTTGCGGTGATAAATCTGTGCGAATTCTGTCTAATCGAATTGCGGCACGATTTCCCGATCTGCTACGTGTGGGAGAAGAGTTTCCTGAGCACGTGGCACAGTGATCAGGAGGCAGCGAAAACGTTGTTCGATCGACACGCCGCACTAAGACGAGCTGTTGGCAGCAG AACGTCGAATCTTAGCTACAAACTGCTGTACGACAGCAACGTGGAAAAGGTGTACCAACTGATCGAGCTGTTCCTGAAGCACGATATGAAAGCGGAATGTAAACCTCTACTGATCAGACTGTTTGAATATCAGT ATTGGCGAAAAAACTTACGCGGCTGTTCGGAAATTATGCAAAACGCCATCGATCTCAATATTTCCCTGCCCGAGATGTGCAATCGTCATTTGCTGGAGCTTCTACTGGGACATGCCTCAACCGCGACGGTGCACAAGGACTCTACGAAACAATCGAAGGACCTGAAGCCAAACAAATATCAGCTCAAGTTTTAA
- the LOC126563211 gene encoding ubiquitin-conjugating enzyme E2 N: MAALPRRIIKETQRLMLEPVPGISAIPDEQNARYFHVIVFGPEDSPFEGGLFKLELFLPEDYPMSAPKVRFITKIYHPNIDRLGRICLDILKDKWSPALQIRTVLLSIQALLSAPNPDDPLANDVAELWKVNEAEAIRNAKEWTQRYANVDN, translated from the coding sequence ATGGCTGCTCTGCCCCGTAGAATAATCAAAGAAACGCAGCGTCTGATGCTGGAACCCGTCCCCGGTATCAGTGCCATACCGGACGAACAGAATGCCCGTTACTTTCACGTGATCGTGTTCGGCCCGGAAGATTCCCCGTTCGAGGGTGGTCTGTTTAAGCTAGAGCTGTTCCTGCCCGAAGACTATCCAATGTCGGCACCGAAGGTGCGTTTCATAACAAAGATTTACCACCCAAACATCGACCGTCTCGGGCGGATCTGTCTAGACATTCTGAAGGATAAGTGGAGCCCGGCACTGCAGATACGTACCGTGCTGCTGTCGATTCAGGCACTGCTGAGCGCACCGAACCCGGACGATCCGCTCGCAAACGATGTGGCTGAGCTGTGGAAGGTAAACGAGGCGGAAGCGATTCGAAATGCGAAGGAGTGGACGCAACGGTACGCGAACGTCGACAACTAG
- the LOC126562873 gene encoding chymotrypsin-1-like, whose amino-acid sequence MIHTMTLLVTCICGGIFGAPSFAINPIIGGIEAKEGAAPYQASLQFVTRQGHKHFCGGSIIGDRWILTAKHCVVKTKPYCVSVLVGTNDKERGGTRYSVDRLFPHDFLEPDSINDIALVRLATPLKLTKRVKIIKYSKAVVPENATLTITGWGEMLKGDGRQEPANKLQTLNVRHIALDRCRAIFSTPNTTDSSIINDSDLCTVGLKKHQGTCAGDSGSPVIWKGEQVGIVSRGIRIGHCALGFPDIQTRVPFYHDWIQKTIADNSD is encoded by the exons ATGATCCATACAATGACGCTACTAGTCACCTGCATTTGCGGTGGAATATTTGGTGCTCCATCCTTCGCTATCAATCCCATTATTGGAGGCATTGAGGCTAAGGAAGGTGCTGCCCCTTATCAAGCATCGTTGCAATTTGTTACCAGACAAGGACATAAACATTTCTGCGGTGGATCGATCATAGGTGATCGATGGATACTGACTGCAAAACATTGTGTAGTAAA AACTAAACCGTACTGCGTAAGTGTCCTCGTTGGAACGAATGACAAAGAAAGGGGTGGAACGAGATACTCTGTTGATCGCTTGTTTCCTCACGA CTTTCTAGAGCCTGACTCAATAAACGACATCGCATTGGTACGTCTGGCAACGCCACTGAAGCTTACCAAACGGGTGAAAATAATTAAGTACTCCAAGGCAGTTGTTCCCGAAAATGCTACCCTTACAATCACCGGCTGGGGAGAGATGTTGAAAGGTGACGGGCGACAAGAACCAGCAAATAAGCTCCAAACTCTCAATGTACGCCACATTGCACTCGATCGCTGTAGGGCCATTTTTTCAACTCCAAATACAACAGATTCATCAATAATTAACGATTCAGATCTGTGCACCGTCGGGTTAAAAAAGCACCAAGGAACGTGTGCA GGTGATTCTGGCAGTCCGGTAATATGGAAGGGAGAACAGGTCGGCATTGTTAGCCGCGGTATACGAATTGGGCATTGTGCTTTGGGATTCCCTGACATTCAAACACGCGTTCCGTTCTATCATGATTGGATACAGAAGACGATTGCTGACAACAGTGATTAA
- the LOC126562890 gene encoding chymotrypsin-1-like, whose translation MFHTLTIIALLVANVCGGIIGSLPLPAQPIFGGTDAKEGAAPYQVSLQHIGQHFCGGSIIADRWILTTRLCIENTIPCCISVLVGTNDKQSGGSRYDVDRILPYGSWNASIEKNDIALVRLSTPLKISERVKIIKYSTAAFIPDNATLTVTGWGQVDAVKFTNQLQTLDLQHVALDRCRAIYVKEGARNSTLVSEANLCTATRRKSQALCSDDAGSPVIWKGEQVAIVSRLLKQACTPEIPHIHTRVSFYHDWIQKTIANNSD comes from the exons ATGTTTCACACACTAACGATTATCGCGTTATTAGTAGCTAACGTTTGTGGTGGAATAATTGGAAGTCTACCCCTTCCGGCCCAGCCGATTTTCGGAGGCACTGATGCCAAGGAGGGTGCTGCACCTTATCAGGTTTCGTTACAACATATAGGCCAACACTTTTGCGGTGGATCGATCATTGCTGATCGATGGATACTGACTACTAGGCTTTGTATAGAAAA CACAATACCATGCTGCATAAGTGTCCTCGTTGGGACGAATGACAAGCAAAGTGGTGGCTCTAGATACGATGTTGATCGTATACTTCCTTACGGCAG CTGGAACGCATCGATCGAGAAGAACGACATTGCATTGGTACGCTTATCAACGCCGCTAAAAATTAGCGAACgggtaaaaataattaaatactcCACGGCAGCATTTATTCCCGATAATGCTACCCTTACCGTCACTGGCTGGGGACAAGTTGATGCAGTCAAGTTCACAAATCAGCTTCAAACTCTCGATCTGCAGCATGTTGCTCTCGACCGCTGTAGAGCCATTTATGTTAAAGAAGGTGCAAGAAATTCGACATTGGTTAGCGAGGCAAATCTGTGCACTGCTACCCGTAGGAAGAGTCAAGCACTGTGTAGT gATGATGCTGGTAGTCCGGTAATATGGAAGGGAGAACAGGTCGCCATAGTTAGCCGGTTGCTAAAACAAGCTTGCACTCCGGAAATTCCTCACATTCATACACGCGTTTCGTTCTATCACGATTGGATACAGAAGACGATTGCTAACAACAGTGATTGA
- the LOC126562902 gene encoding chymotrypsin-1-like: MFHTLTIIALLVANVYGGIIESLPLPAQPIFGGTDAKEGAAPYQVSLQRNGTHFCGGSIIADRWILTARHCIIKHLSTPVSVLVGTNDIKKGGTRYIVDRIRYYGRLNASIEKNDIALLRLSTPLKLTKRVKIIKYFTAVFIPDNATFTVTGWGHIDANKHTNKLQSLDLQHVALDRCRAIYAKKNANQSTSVSESILCSVSRKNGEGTCHGDSGSPVIWKGRQVALVSRLMETCASGYPEFETRVSFYHGWIQKTIADNSD, translated from the exons ATGTTTCACACACTAACGATTATCGCGTTATTAGTAGCTAACGTTTACGGTGGAATAATTGAAAGTCTACCCCTTCCGGCCCAGCCTATTTTCGGAGGCACAGATGCCAAGGAGGGTGCTGCACCTTATCAGGTTTCGTTACAAAGAAATGGCACACACTTTTGCGGTGGATCGATCATTGCTGATCGATGGATACTGACCGCCCGGCATTGCATAATAAA GCACTTATCGACCCCCGTAAGTGTTCTCGTTGGTACAAATGACATTAAAAAAGGTGGCACCAGATATATTGTTGACCGTATCCGTTATTACGGCAG ATTAAACGCGTCGATCGAGAAGAACGATATCGCCTTGTTGCGTCTGTCAACCCCACTGAAGCTTACCAAAAgggtaaaaataattaaatacttCACGGCAGTATTCATTCCCGATAATGCTACCTTTACCGTCACTGGCTGGGGACATATCGATGCAAACAAGCACACGAATAAGCTTCAAAGCCTCGATCTGCAGCATGTTGCTCTCGACCGTTGTAGAGCCATTtatgcgaaaaaaaatgcaaaccaatCGACATCGGTCAGTGAGTCAATTCTGTGCTCTGTTTCTCGCAAGAATGGCGAAGGAACTTGTCAC gGTGATTCTGGTAGTCCGGTAATATGGAAGGGACGGCAGGTCGCCTTAGTTAGCCGGTTGATGGAAACTTGCGCTTCGGGATATCCTGAGTTTGAAACACGCGTTTCTTTCTATCATGGTTGGATACAGAAGACGATTGCTGACAACAGTGATTAA
- the LOC126561291 gene encoding nucleoporin Nup188 translates to MDDINGDIIQWRKLWQFISGIHYGTPNADVKEKLFQVSKELVDGILQYKKPSKASEERLQKLIKDRNQLKLQPFANKLHQYLDIDAVQSWQILCYYLVNEYRGAATALAEYISTETSMVKLLHDIWTYHTLERMVQLKVMKNLLEYFHSGTHPYSKEYREVVERMGLPALRKSYLSQLTHLIADPPTTQKTIPTDILHGQTKTACAERRLRETNEILQILLLIVHYSGISPEELEQLFKLFREHSFGKQQDHLDPGSEIHSELVKRITYNELALVFRTLDLSEKFDDAGWIERVVAALDGPMVSLHQFPEHGPLLLVWMLFNFRLAHTVEDEDRTRRYQQLGSRAIKLGVFEYLHAIVSHPMFKDQSLTARIVRKSIFNHLGFLCQLFDAGESIAHHNSIYDLLSELLTSPTIATEFCKLEDHPIRALFNICLEHFPVEFTPLSKVAYALATAGSTQNGYIQKLLENLPVYTELYTGRNQYEIRKASTTNEDEFILCHDYTPSPKINFTIARGTKLIVRDMQNQRTYVHFSTGYNYFNALHHEINELLEDAQATSTLNSERVQRISAGLKYLAVAVRRIQQPYDITSEMVHPTEMVFDVLLKFKAVPNPPINLLVQCMNVCTALVPLFEQEIYNRIINLNILPSINNANLTYQEYANGVGYDSSLIGYYLMNVERSAGRYPILMAYFNFLKTYTKLARNNVFGVELPGAIFLLREVLPHANNWRYETASDRYRVLVFVVQYIYEILQIGEEKLEHDYARHVLRNTCVYSLLNRDNGLVLLKIVGLGNGYLQAVMERESNWMLVPEQQLNLMIQYSMTILMQILRLKRHIQEYDLSPLESAIYTQPKQRDTLRIIPMVTGYMSNIFNPRLPILSCRLLRRFAIEFRMSLLACLDMEPDQIRHTFLERLHDEIESDDLKLAVLEFVESCVHKQPGLTEAFFKVYYGKTDRRLLLAKDGGGGPVAAAAAGSGGKGRPKTMINDGIPTYMEEFLEAISTDPAKLASPLLSRIMSLFHALWKNNMQALVKTLLQKPNFWSSLCNPLFSEQIATNMRSYSQLFNILGIELFRVSSAAGIKMDPELAKVFERFTQTYGTFSRWVDIVLDLPHATKERRDMADKTGSESNASLGAENDGTDQTPDWLGRLQSFKDLLVLIVRKKEPGISLSARCKTYLAERLLVALVERIEQIQDMRPLIVLSELYLIVLSDFDHKYTEDPAKDDEMLVRAEKLLSLVAVSYGDLHQRAKEALIAIGIKTVELQADRLLQNYTVAAEITRSAVDIAGEEIYALEVAIQAHGLKAKTVSDTIDGKQYNSLLLAINLLKQLTISFDQPVDHTTQQANNSTRWVSWLVKGKLFQRLLSITGTVLPEYGRRKLVTELLNLLILLAESQCSEELLYSDVGDYLWLKLLPPKELLQRPYVMANETQQQWQTQDWWPIYSKGIHLVRALLSKHGYRFLRDAIFFVGIHEEYLMDSLMLAKQSLEPSAFVLILETLQLLCTMVPYEKEWRLEHSQSLLNLMRCTQFLMDHCISLLYRPKILKRLTTGMADNVGFIVSELEMDPSTIDTSDELVSAMNSLIEIVTLCAKCLMCFSPPLLSLLCDVEFVPSKWCPLIEIQFGAPKLSTDNYSQLSFGSLLQAVCIFTKVLNLQHYSFNETPLNELPASEGGTNQDEDGTDGTQTMGLISRANRSALGGGATSPASSDVSRTGGKRTQFSKTLSMTSVSSYTSTNAITLSNELLTHLDSKRCVCGLEYVLTLLTSQSLFALKDTNLSQREKQLIKRELSTELLIFHDFVKKRILKDAKSILARKKHGTVPIVNDPYASQPDDGSDPDAPNDRSKLSHQQQSTKKQTSSTTTTSGSSSSSSSAQHSMRINVVRKMHLQHQQQQHSGGGTEQGTASEAGGNVLSPIAGAGHGQDAAAAGRSSTPVLRGILKPSPSASIKRVMFDDGLHEHGKSLAYVEPEDEPIFFEPQEPRFTGLSYVQMVEEDYIHLLSNVLLMIGQSEN, encoded by the exons ATGGACGATATTAATGGAGATATTAT CCAATGGAGAAAATTGTGGCAATTTATTTCCGGAATTCATTACGGTACCCCGAACGCAGACGTAaaggaaaaattgtttcaagtgTCTAAGGAACTGGTGGACGGGATACTGCAGTACAAAAAGCCAAGCAAAGCATCGGAGGAAAGGTTGCAGAAGTTGATCAAAGACCGAAACCAGCTAAAGCTGCAACCGTTCGCAAACAAACTTCATCAATACTTG GACATCGACGCCGTTCAATCATGGCAAATACTTTGCTATTATTTGGTGAACGAGTATCGTGGAGCAGCCACCGCACTGGCGGAATATATTTCCACCGAAACGTCAATGGTGAAGCTGTTGCACGACATCTGGACGTACCACACGCTCGAGCGAATGGTGCAGCTGAAGGTGATGAAAAACCTGCTGGAATACTTCCACTCCGGCACCCATCCGTACTCGAAGGAGTACCGTGAGGTGGTGGAAAGGATGGGTTTACCGGCCCTCAGAAAATCTTACCTGTCTCAGCTAACACACCTGATCGCTGATCCGCCCACGACACAGAAAACTATCCCCACCGATATACTGCACGGTCAAACGAAAACCGCCTGTGCCGAACGGAGGCTGCGGGAAACGAACGAAATACTTCAAATTTTGCTGCTAATTGTACACTACAGCGGAATCAGTCCGGAAGAGTTGGAGCAACTGTTTAAACTATTCCGCGAACATTCGTTCGGCAAGCAACAGGATCATTTAGACCCTGGGTCGGAAATTCATTCCGAGCTGGTAAAACGCATAACCTACAACGAACTAGCGCTCGTTTTCCGCACGCTCGATCTTTCGGAAAAGTTCGACGATGCTGGCTGGATTGAGCGTGTGGTGGCCGCTCTCGATGGACCGATGGTATCGCTGCATCAATTTCCCGAACACGGCCCACTATTGCTTGTGTGGATGCTGTTCAACTTTCGTCTCGCGCATACGGTGGAGGATGAGGACAGGACGCGTCGCTACCAGCAGCTAGGATCGCGTGCCATAAAGCTGGGCGTGTTCGAGTATCTGCACGCGATCGTATCCCATCCGATGTTTAAGGATCAAAGCCTAACGGCACGCATCGTTCGGAAATCCATCTTTAACCATCTCGGCTTCCTCTGCCAATTGTTCGATGCGGGTGAATCGATCGCTCACCATAACAGCATATACGATCTGCTTAGCGAGCTGCTTACATCGCCTACGATTGCGACGGAATTTTGCAAATTGGAAGATCATCCAATACGCGCCCTTTTCAACATCTGTCTCGAGCATTTCCCGGTCGAATTTACACCCCTGTCGAAGGTAGCGTACGCACTAGCAACGGCCGGCTCTACGCAAAACGGTTACATACAAaagttgttggaaaatttacCCGTCTACACGGAACTGTATACCGGCCGTAATCAGTACGAAATTCGGAAAGCATCCACAACGAACGAGGATGAGTTTATCCTCTGTCACGATTACACACCCTCGCCGAAGATTAACTTTACAATCGCCCGTGGAACGAAACTGATCGTGCGTGATATGCAAAACCAGCGTACGTACGTGCATTTTAGCACTGGATACAATTATTTTAACGCACTACACCACGAAATTAATGAACTGCTGGAAGATGCACAAGCAACGAGTACACTTAACTCGGAGCGGGTGCAACGAATTTCGGCCGGATTAAAGTATCTTGCCGTGGCTGTTCGACGCATCCAGCAACCGTACGACATTACCTCGGAAATGGTACACCCAACGGAAATGGTGTTCGATGTACTGCTCAAATTTAAAGCCGTCCCGAATCCACCGATCAATCTGCTGGTTCAGTGCATGAACGTTTGCACCGCACTGGTTCCACTGTTTGAGCAGGAAATTTACAACCGCATCATCAATCTAAACATACTTCCGTCGATTAATAATGCAAATCTAACGTACCAAGAGTACGCCAATGGGGTTGGGTACGATTCCAGCTTGATTGGATACTACCTGATGAATGTGGAGCGTAGTGCTGGCCGCTACCCGATACTGATGGCGTACTTTAACTTCCTTAAAACCTACACCAAACTCGCCCGGAACAATGTGTTCGGCGTTGAGCTACCTGGTGCAATATTTTTGCTGCGTGAAGTACTACCACACGCAAACAATTGGCGCTACGAAACTGCGTCCGATCGGTACCGGGTGCTGGTGTTTGTCGTACAGTACATATACGAAATTCTACAAATAGGCGAAGAAAAGCTAGAACATGACTATGCACGGCACGTGCTGCGGAACACGTGCGTGTACAGCTTGCTAAATCGTGACAATGGTTTAGTGCTACTAAAGATCGTTGGCCTCGGAAATGGGTATCTGCAGGCGGTGATGGAACGCGAATCGAACTGGATGCTCGTCCCGGAACAGCAACTTAATCTTATGATACAATACTCCATGACGATTCTGATGCAGATATTACGGCTAAAACGACACATCCAAGAGTACGATCTTTCCCCTCTGGAATCGGCAATCTACACCCAACCAAAGCAACGCGACACACTGCGCATCATTCCCATGGTGACGGGGTACATGAGTAACATATTTAATCCACGGCTACCCATCCTGTCGTGCCGTTTGTTGCGCCGGTTTGCAATCGAATTTCGTATGTCTCTGTTGGCCTGCCTGGACATGGAGCCGGACCAAATACGGCACACGTTTCTGGAGCGTTTGCATGATGAAATCGAGAGCGATGATTTGAAGCTTGCCGTGCTGGAGTTTGTCGAATCGTGCGTTCACAAGCAACCGGGCCTAACGGAAGCGTTCTTTAAGGTTTACTACGGTAAAACCGATCGACGGTTACTGTTGGCAAAGGATGGGGGCGGTGGTCCGGTTGCTGCCGCTGCAGCTGGCAGTGGTGGAAAAGGACGCCCAAAAACGATGATCAACGATGGCATACCGACGTACATGGAAGAGTTTCTGGAAGCGATCTCAACCGATCCGGCCAAGCTGGCCAGCCCGCTGCTGTCGCGCATTATGTCACTGTTTCATGCACTGTGGAAAAACAATATGCAAGCACTGGTGAAAACACTCCTACAGAAGCCGAACTTTTGGTCCTCGCTTTGTAATCCACTGTTTAGCGAGCAGATCGCGACCAATATGCGATCGTACAGTCAGCTGTTTAACATACTGGGTATTGAGCTGTTTCGCGTCAGCTCTGCCGCCGGAATAAAAATGGATCCGGAGCTGGCGAAAGTATTCGAACGGTTCACCCAAACGTACGGTACATTCTCACGCTGGGTTGATATCGTGCTTGATCTTCCACACGCTACTAAAGAACGACGAGATATGGCGGATAAAACTGGCAGCGAGAGCAATGCTAGCCTTGGTGCAGAAAATGACGGCACTGATCAAACACCTGACTGGTTGGGACGGTTACAATCGTTCAAGGATCTGCTGGTACTGATCGTGCGGAAAAAAGAGCCAGGCATTTCATTGTCGGCACGTTGCAAAACGTACCTAGCGGAACGATTACTAGTGGCATTGGTCGAACGTATCGAACAGATACAGGATATGCGTCCGCTGATCGTACTCTCGGAGCTGTACCTAATCGTACTGTCCGATTTCGATCACAAGTACACGGAAGATCCGGCGAAAGATGATGAGATGTTGGTACGGGCGGAAAAGTTGCTAAGCTTGGTGGCCGTTTCTTACGGCGATTTACATCAGCGTGCTAAGGAAGCGTTGATCGCTATTGGTATTAAGACGGTCGAATTGCAGGCTGATCGGTTGTTGCAGAATTACACCGTTGCGGCAGAAATTACACGCTCGGCTGTGGATATTGCTGGGGAGGAAATCTATGCGCTAGAAGTTGCGATACAGGCACATGGTTTGAAGGCAAAAACTGTTTCCGATACGATCGATGGAAAGCAGTACAATTCACTGCTGTTAGCGATAAACTTGCTAAAGCAACTGACGATCAGTTTCGATCAACCGGTAGATCATACGACACAGCAAGCCAACAACTCGACCCGTTGGGTTAGCTGGTTGGTAAAAGGCAAGCTGTTTCAACGGTTGCTTAGCATTACGGGTACGGTTTTGCCGGAGTATGGACGAAGAAAGCTGGTAACGGAGCTGCTGAATCTGTTGATTCTACTAGCCGAAAGCCAATGCTCGGAGGAGCTACTGTACAGCGATGTTGGGGACTATCTGTGGTTGAAGCTATTGCCACCGAAGGAACTGCTCCAGAGGCCGTATGTTATGGCGAAC GAAACGCAACAGCAATGGCAAACGCAGGATTGGTGGCCCATCTACTCCAAGGGCATACACTTGGTACGAGCGCTGCTTAGCAAACATGGGTACAGATTTCTGCGTGACGCTATCTTTTTCGTTGGAATCCACGAGGAGTATCTGATGGATTCGCTTATGCTTGCCAAGCAATCGCTAGAACCGAGCGCTTTCGTGCTAATTCTCGAGACACTTCAGCTGCTTTGCACGATGGTACCGTACGAGAAGGAATGGCGGCTAGAGCACAGCCAAAGTTTGCTTAATCTCATG CGTTGTACCCAATTCCTGATGGATCACTGCATTTCGCTGCTGTACAGGCCAAAAATCTTAAAGCGACTTACGACAGGTATGGCTGACAATGTCGGATTTATCGTGTCCGAGCTAGAAATGGATCCGAGCACTATCGACACGTCGGACGAGCTGGTCAGTGCGATGAACAGTCTGATCGAAATAGTCACACTTTGCGCCAAATGTTTAATGTGCTTTAGCCCTCCGTTGCTGTCACTACTCTGTGACGTCGAGTTCGTACCGAGCAAGTGGTGTCCACTGATAGAGATACAGTTCGGTGCGCCGAAGCTAAGTACGGACAACTATTCGCAGCTAAGCTTCGGTTCCTTACTGCAGGCGGTTTGCATCTTTACGAAGGTTCTTAACTTG CAACACTACAGCTTCAATGAAACGCCGCTGAATGAATTGCCAGCTAGCGAAGGTGGAACCAATCAGGATGAGGATGGAACGGACGGTACACAAACGATGGGTCTAATATCGCGTGCTAATCGATCGGCACTAGGTGGTGGAGCAACATCACCGGCTTCATCCGATGTGTCCCGCACCGGTGGAAAGCGAACACAATTCTCTAAAACACTCTCCATGACGAGCGTGTCCAGTTACACCTCTACCAACGCAATTACGCTGTCGAATGAGTTGCTCACCCATCTGGACAGTAAGCGATGCGTGTGTGGTCTCGAGTACGTCCTTACGCTGCTCACTTCCCAGAGTCTGTTCGCACTGAAGGACACGAATCTGTCCCAGCGCGAGAAGCAACTAATCAAGCGCGAACTAAGCACGGAGCTGCTCATATTTCATGATTTCGTAAAGAAACGCATTCTAAAGGATGCAAAAAGTATTCTGGCGAGGAAAAAGCACGGTACGGTACCGATTGTTAATGATCCTTACGCTTCCCAGCCTGACGACGGAAGTGATCCTGACGCaccgaacgatcgatcgaaactctcccaccagcagcagtcGACGAAAAAGCAAACTTCATCCACCACGACGacaagcggcagcagcagtagtagtagtagtgcacAGCATTCGATGCGTATAAATGTTGTGCGGAAAATGCATCtacagcatcaacagcaacaacactcCGGTGGTGGTACGGAACAAGGTACTGCCTCAGAGGCCGGTGGTAATGTGTTGAGCCCGATCGCTGGTGCGGGTCATGGTCAGgatgctgctgcggcaggtagATCGTCGACACCGGTTCTGCGTGGTATATTGAAACCTTCGCCTTCCGCTTCCATCAAACGCGTCATGTTTGATGATGGGTTGCATGAACATGGCAAAAGCCTTGCGTACGTTGAGCCGGAAGACGAACCAATATTTTTCGAACCGCAAGAGCCACGCTTTACCGGACTGTCGTATGTGCAGATGGTGGAGGAAGACTACATACATCTGCTGTCGAACGTTTTGCTTATGATTGGTCAGAGTGAAAATTAA